In Xenopus tropicalis strain Nigerian chromosome 5, UCB_Xtro_10.0, whole genome shotgun sequence, one genomic interval encodes:
- the trib2 gene encoding tribbles homolog 2 isoform X1, producing the protein MNIQRSNPITITRYGRSRNKTQDFEELSSIRSTEPSQSFSPNLGSPSPPETPNSSHCVSCIGKYLLLEPLEGNHVFRALHLHSGEEFLCKVFDIRCYQETLAPCFCLPIHSNINQIAEIILGETKAYVFFERSHGDMHSFVRTCKKLKEEDAARLFYQIVSAVAHCHDGGIVLRDLKLRKFVFNDGERTKVKLETLEDAYVLAGTDDSLSDKHGCPAYVSPEILNTNGSYSGKAADVWSLGVMLYTMLVGRYPFHDIEPSSLFSKIRRGQFNIPETLSPKAKCLIRSILRREPSERLTSQEILDHPWFSTDFNALNSGCGAKEVSDQLVPDVNMDEDTDPFFN; encoded by the exons ATGAACATACAAAGGTCGAACCCCATTACAATCACAAGGTATGGGAGATCGAGGAATAAAACCCAGGATTTTGAAGAGCTATCGTCCATAAGGTCTACAGAACCTAGCCAGAGCTTTAGCCCGAACCTTGGCTCGCCAAGTCCCCCAGAGACTCCCAACTCGTCGCATTGCGTTTCCTGCATTGGGAAATACTTATTGTTGGAGCCTCTGGAGGGAAACCACGTTTTCCGAGCTCTTCATCTACACAGCGGAGAGGAGTTTCTGTGCAAG gtttttgatATTCGCTGCTACCAGGAGACGTTGGCACCTTGTTTTTGCCTACCTATACATAGCAACATTAACCAAATAGCTGAAATCATCCTCGGAGAGACTAAAGCATATGTGTTCTTCGAGAGGAGCCATGGGGATATGCATTCTTTTGTTCGTACCTGCAAAAAGCTGAAAGAGGAAGACGCTGCCAGACTGTTCTATCAGATTGTGTCGGCCGTAGCGCATTGCCATGATGGCGGCATCGTGCTGAGGGATCTTAAGCTAAGGAAATTCGTCTTTAACGATGGAGAAAG GACGAAGGTGAAACTGGAAACCTTGGAAGATGCATATGTCTTAGCCGGGACTGATGATTCCCTTTCCGACAAACATGGATGCCCCGCCTACGTAAGCCCAGAAATCCTAAACACAAATGGCAGCTACTCTGGCAAAGCTGCAGACGTATGGAGTCTAGGAGTCATGCTTTACACCATGTTGGTTGGACGTTACCCATTTCATGACATTGAGCCTAGTTCATTGTTCAGCAAAATCCGCCGAGGGCAGTTTAACATTCCAGAGACATTATCCCCCAAGGCAAAATGTCTTATACGTAGCATTCTTCGCCGAGAGCCTTCTGAAAGGCTCACTTCCCAAGAAATTTTGGACCATCCGTGGTTTTCAACAGATTTCAATGCATTGAATTCAGGATGTGGTGCTAAGGAAGTGTCGGATCAACTGGTGCCTGATGTCAATATGGATGAGGATACGGACCCTTTTTTTAACTGA
- the trib2 gene encoding tribbles homolog 2 (The RefSeq protein has 1 frameshift compared to this genomic sequence) codes for MNIQRSNPITITRYGRSRNKTQDFEELSSIRSTEPSQSFSPNLGSPSPPETPNSSHCVSCIGKYLLLEPLEGNHVFRALHLHSGEEFLCKVFDIRCYQETLAPCFCLPIHSNINQIAEIILGETKAYVFFERSHGDMHSFVRTCKKLKEEDAARLFYQIVSAVAHCHDGGIVLRDLKLRKFVFNDGERTKVKLETLEDAYVLAGTDDSLSDKHGCPAYVSPEILNTNGSYSGKAADVWSLGVMLYTMLVGRYPFHDIEPSSLFSKIRRGQFNIPETLSPKAKCLIRSILRREPSERLTSQEILDHPWFSTDFNALNSGCGAKEVSDQLVPDVNMDEDTDPFF; via the exons ATGAACATACAAAGGTCGAACCCCATTACAATCACAAGGTATGGGAGATCGAGGAATAAAACCCAGGATTTTGAAGAGCTATCGTCCATAAGGTCTACAGAACCTAGCCAGAGCTTTAGCCCGAACCTTGGCTCGCCAAGTCCCCCAGAGACTCCCAACTCGTCGCATTGCGTTTCCTGCATTGGGAAATACTTATTGTTGGAGCCTCTGGAGGGAAACCACGTTTTCCGAGCTCTTCATCTACACAGCGGAGAGGAGTTTCTGTGCAAG gtttttgatATTCGCTGCTACCAGGAGACGTTGGCACCTTGTTTTTGCCTACCTATACATAGCAACATTAACCAAATAGCTGAAATCATCCTCGGAGAGACTAAAGCATATGTGTTCTTCGAGAGGAGCCATGGGGATATGCATTCTTTTGTTCGTACCTGCAAAAAGCTGAAAGAGGAAGACGCTGCCAGACTGTTCTATCAGATTGTGTCGGCCGTAGCGCATTGCCATGATGGCGGCATCGTGCTGAGGGATCTTAAGCTAAGGAAATTCGTCTTTAACGATGGAGAAAG GACGAAGGTGAAACTGGAAACCTTGGAAGATGCATATGTCTTAGCCGGGACTGATGATTCCCTTTCCGACAAACATGGATGCCCCGCCTACGTAAGCCCAGAAATCCTAAACACAAATGGCAGCTACTCTGGCAAAGCTGCAGACGTATGGAGTCTAGGAGTCATGCTTTACACCATGTTGGTTGGACGTTACCCATTTCATGACATTGAGCCTAGTTCATTGTTCAGCAAAATCCGCCGAGGGCAGTTTAACATTCCAGAGACATTATCCCCCAAGGCAAAATGTCTTATACGTAGCATTCTTCGCCGAGAGCCTTCTGAAAGGCTCACTTCCCAAGAAATTTTGGACCATCCGTGGTTTTCAACAGATTTCAATGCATTGAATTCAGGATGTGGTGCTAAGGAAGTGTCGGATCAACTGGTGCCTGATGTCAATATGGATGAGGATACGGACCCTTTTT AA